Proteins encoded by one window of Phytohabitans houttuyneae:
- a CDS encoding AAA family ATPase, with protein sequence MSDDVQAIPVYEVGRLAHAVLDRVGTVVVGKRGALELVLSGILAGGHVLLEDLPGLGKTLTARSFAQALGLDFRRLQFTPDLLPADVTGSFLYDQRSSDFTFRAGPVFTNLLLADEINRTPPKTQAALLEAMQEKQVSVEGVTYRLDEPFHVLATANPIEYEGTYPLPEAQLDRFLLRVSFGYPARDEEWDVLRRRMSRRREEAELQAVVDARTLRGMQAALEDIAVEDSIGRYIVDLTAATREHPSVMVGASPRGSLALLLLSRARAALAGRDFVIPEDVKEVAAPALAHRITLRPEMWLRRVDPSFVVGEVLEKVPAPASGALPTYAAGFGPDPGTRVTEPLEHGR encoded by the coding sequence ATGAGCGACGATGTCCAAGCGATACCGGTGTACGAGGTGGGCCGCCTCGCCCACGCCGTGCTGGACAGGGTCGGCACAGTCGTGGTGGGCAAGCGCGGCGCGCTGGAGCTGGTGCTCTCCGGCATCCTCGCCGGCGGCCACGTGCTGCTCGAAGACCTCCCCGGGCTGGGCAAGACACTGACCGCGCGCTCGTTCGCGCAGGCGCTGGGGCTCGACTTCCGCCGGCTGCAGTTCACGCCCGACCTGCTGCCCGCCGACGTCACCGGCTCGTTCCTCTACGACCAGCGCAGCTCCGACTTCACGTTCCGCGCCGGCCCGGTCTTCACCAACCTCCTGCTCGCCGACGAGATCAACCGCACGCCGCCCAAGACGCAGGCCGCCCTGCTGGAGGCGATGCAGGAAAAGCAGGTCTCCGTCGAGGGCGTCACGTATCGGCTGGACGAGCCCTTCCACGTGCTGGCCACCGCCAACCCGATCGAGTACGAGGGCACGTACCCGCTGCCCGAGGCCCAGCTGGACCGCTTCCTGCTGCGGGTCTCCTTCGGCTACCCGGCCCGCGACGAAGAGTGGGACGTGCTGCGCCGCCGGATGTCCCGCCGCCGCGAGGAGGCCGAGCTCCAGGCGGTGGTCGACGCCCGCACGCTGCGCGGCATGCAGGCCGCCCTGGAGGACATCGCGGTCGAGGACTCGATCGGGCGGTACATAGTGGACCTCACCGCCGCCACCCGCGAGCACCCTTCGGTGATGGTCGGCGCCTCGCCGCGCGGCTCGCTGGCGCTGCTGCTGCTCTCCCGTGCCCGGGCCGCGCTCGCCGGCCGCGACTTCGTGATCCCGGAAGACGTCAAGGAGGTCGCCGCGCCGGCCCTGGCACACCGCATCACGCTTCGCCCCGAGATGTGGCTGCGCCGCGTCGATCCGTCCTTTGTGGTGGGCGAGGTCCTGGAAAAGGTGCCGGCTCCCGCGAGCGGCGCCCTGCCCACGTACGCGGCCGGCTTCGGCCCGGACCCCGGCACGCGGGTCACCGAGCCGCTCGAGCACGGCCGGTGA
- a CDS encoding HAAS signaling domain-containing protein, translating into MNEVADYVAQVRTALADLPATARDELLEDLPEHLAEVAAEGEGSLAERLGPPAAYAAELRAAAGVPAGRRRRRLTVDPRLRDVVGKVRARLQVIDTRTGPLVGYARGSDFLLLLRPAWWVVRGYLLAMALADLPAKDSIGLLPRIQVGDSTLAGLVLLAGFVIGSVWLGQRQGRLPRPHRIGLAAVIALLILPGIGNLMQVDHDTQRRGEWEVAPTIVDVTPAPSPSATG; encoded by the coding sequence GTGAACGAGGTCGCCGACTACGTGGCACAGGTCCGCACCGCGCTCGCCGACCTGCCCGCGACCGCGCGTGACGAGCTGCTCGAAGACCTGCCGGAGCACCTCGCGGAGGTCGCCGCCGAGGGCGAGGGGTCGCTGGCCGAGCGGCTGGGGCCGCCCGCCGCCTACGCCGCCGAGCTCCGGGCCGCGGCCGGCGTGCCCGCGGGCCGTCGCCGCCGGCGGCTCACCGTCGACCCGCGGCTGCGCGACGTCGTGGGCAAGGTCCGCGCCCGCCTCCAGGTGATCGACACAAGGACCGGACCCCTTGTTGGGTACGCGAGGGGAAGCGACTTTCTTCTCTTACTGCGACCGGCCTGGTGGGTTGTGCGCGGCTACCTGCTCGCGATGGCGCTCGCCGACCTCCCCGCAAAGGACTCGATCGGCCTGCTGCCCCGGATCCAGGTGGGCGACTCCACTCTGGCGGGTCTCGTGTTGCTGGCGGGCTTCGTGATCGGCTCCGTCTGGCTCGGCCAGCGGCAGGGCCGCCTGCCCCGTCCCCACCGGATCGGGCTGGCCGCCGTCATCGCGCTGCTGATCCTCCCCGGCATCGGCAACCTCATGCAGGTCGACCACGACACGCAGCGCCGCGGCGAGTGGGAGGTGGCGCCGACGATCGTCGACGTGACTCCCGCGCCATCGCCGTCCGCGACCGGATAG
- a CDS encoding DUF4129 domain-containing protein → MTPGSLRKWWPLAAVVLLLALATVAAAHSSPQIGRVDEPSTGSGPAPEFQEREVQVTPQPGDFVDTDPTEVPGWLRTAAVVIGCVILAVLLGVMIWTLAREVTRRRVRGKMPPRQLSRTASAEEVVAALDAGLIDLSDADLDPRRAVIACWLRLEQAAAAAGTPRQATDTPTDLVTRLLGEHNVSGDVLGSFADVYREARYATHAVDERMREQARAALQRLRAELTAGVGRP, encoded by the coding sequence ATGACTCCTGGTTCCCTGCGCAAATGGTGGCCCCTGGCCGCGGTGGTCCTGCTGCTCGCCCTCGCGACGGTCGCTGCCGCCCATTCGTCGCCGCAGATAGGGCGGGTCGACGAGCCGTCGACGGGTTCCGGCCCAGCTCCCGAGTTTCAGGAGCGGGAGGTGCAGGTGACCCCCCAGCCGGGCGACTTCGTCGACACCGACCCGACCGAGGTGCCCGGCTGGCTGCGCACCGCCGCCGTGGTCATCGGCTGCGTCATCCTCGCCGTACTCCTGGGTGTGATGATCTGGACCCTCGCCCGCGAGGTGACCCGCCGCCGCGTGCGCGGAAAGATGCCGCCACGGCAGCTGAGCCGCACGGCGAGCGCCGAGGAGGTCGTCGCCGCGCTCGACGCCGGCCTCATCGACCTCTCGGACGCCGACCTCGACCCGCGGCGGGCGGTGATCGCCTGCTGGCTGCGGCTGGAGCAGGCGGCGGCCGCGGCCGGCACGCCGCGCCAGGCCACCGACACCCCCACCGACCTTGTCACCCGGCTGCTCGGCGAGCACAACGTGAGCGGTGACGTGCTGGGCAGCTTCGCCGACGTCTACCGCGAGGCGCGGTACGCGACGCACGCCGTCGACGAGCGCATGCGCGAGCAGGCCCGCGCCGCCCTCCAGCGCCTGCGCGCCGAGCTGACCGCGGGGGTGGGGCGGCCGTGA
- a CDS encoding DUF501 domain-containing protein, with protein MSPLPPEPATAADLDAVAAQLGRTPRGTRAVAHRCPCGLPAVVETRPRLADGTPFPTLYYLTCPRATSACSRLESAGLMKEMEARLATDPDLAKRYLAAHEDYLARREEIEHVPEIEGTSAGGMPGRVKCLHVHMGHALAVGAGVNPFGDEVVEQVGAWWADGPCVTS; from the coding sequence GTGAGTCCGCTACCGCCCGAGCCCGCGACGGCCGCCGACCTCGACGCGGTGGCCGCCCAGCTCGGCCGCACGCCCCGCGGCACCCGCGCGGTGGCGCACCGTTGCCCGTGCGGCCTGCCCGCGGTGGTCGAGACCCGCCCGCGCCTCGCCGACGGCACGCCGTTTCCGACGCTCTACTACCTCACCTGCCCGCGCGCGACCTCGGCCTGCAGCCGCCTGGAGTCCGCCGGGCTGATGAAGGAGATGGAGGCGCGGCTCGCGACCGATCCCGACCTGGCCAAGCGGTACCTCGCTGCGCACGAGGACTATCTGGCCCGGCGCGAGGAGATCGAGCACGTGCCGGAGATCGAGGGCACCTCTGCCGGCGGCATGCCGGGGCGCGTCAAGTGCCTGCACGTGCACATGGGGCACGCGCTGGCGGTGGGCGCGGGCGTCAACCCCTTCGGCGACGAGGTGGTCGAGCAGGTCGGCGCGTGGTGGGCGGACGGTCCATGCGTGACGTCGTGA
- a CDS encoding DUF58 domain-containing protein: MPGVEASGEFLDTQPEWAPTRALGRAVLVSGLLLIAGVLAGRVDLVVLAIPFALGTAVALHRRPRERPRIALDVDEGYIVEGAEALAAVTVGNPDPPAYDLVVVRTRIPRWLRIKDGDRPSVLTLAPGAVDQVELRGTALRWGRHPLGPAAARAAACDGLLISRPGVAYAQDVKVYPITEPFDADEAMPRAAGLVGGHRSRRPGEGGELAGVRVFQPGDRLRRIDWRVSLRARQLHVAATLSDRDAEVVLLLDVLAEAGGSGGVGSTASVLDTTVRAAAAIAEHYLHRGDRVSMLEYGTSARRLRPATGRRQYLTVLEWLLDVEAQPSPYEPYDQVFGPHLLSSDALVVVFTPLVDSRSAEMLARLARAGRFVLAVDTLPEGVKPPHRSDYTEVAHRLWRLERDNTIGQLREHGVPVVRWAGAGSLDLVLRDVARMASAPKGALR; this comes from the coding sequence GTGCCAGGGGTCGAGGCGAGCGGCGAGTTTCTCGACACCCAGCCGGAGTGGGCGCCGACGCGGGCACTCGGCCGGGCGGTACTCGTGAGCGGCCTGCTGCTGATCGCGGGCGTGCTGGCCGGGCGGGTCGACCTGGTGGTGCTGGCCATCCCGTTCGCGCTGGGCACCGCCGTGGCGCTGCACCGCCGCCCTCGCGAGCGGCCGCGGATCGCGCTGGACGTCGACGAGGGCTACATCGTGGAGGGCGCCGAGGCGCTGGCCGCGGTCACCGTCGGCAACCCGGACCCGCCCGCGTACGACCTGGTGGTGGTCCGCACCCGCATCCCGCGGTGGCTGCGGATCAAGGATGGTGACCGGCCGTCCGTGCTGACCCTCGCGCCGGGCGCCGTCGACCAGGTGGAGCTGCGCGGCACGGCGCTGCGGTGGGGGCGCCACCCGCTCGGCCCGGCCGCCGCGCGCGCCGCCGCCTGCGACGGGCTCCTGATCAGCCGGCCCGGCGTCGCGTACGCCCAGGACGTCAAGGTGTACCCCATAACCGAGCCCTTCGACGCCGACGAGGCGATGCCGCGCGCCGCCGGCCTGGTCGGCGGCCACCGGTCGCGGCGGCCCGGCGAGGGCGGCGAGCTGGCCGGCGTACGCGTCTTCCAGCCCGGCGACCGCCTCCGCCGCATCGACTGGCGCGTGTCGCTGCGGGCCCGGCAGCTGCATGTGGCGGCCACGCTCTCCGACCGCGACGCCGAGGTGGTGCTGCTGCTCGACGTGCTCGCCGAGGCGGGCGGCTCGGGCGGCGTCGGGAGCACCGCGTCGGTGCTCGACACCACCGTGCGGGCCGCGGCCGCCATCGCCGAGCACTACCTGCACCGCGGTGACCGGGTGTCCATGCTGGAGTACGGCACGTCAGCCCGCCGCCTGCGCCCGGCGACCGGCCGCCGGCAGTACCTGACGGTGCTGGAGTGGCTCCTCGACGTCGAGGCGCAGCCGTCCCCGTACGAGCCGTACGACCAGGTCTTCGGCCCGCACCTGCTCTCCTCGGACGCGCTCGTGGTGGTCTTCACCCCGCTGGTCGACAGCCGCTCGGCCGAGATGCTCGCCCGGCTGGCCCGCGCCGGCCGGTTCGTGCTCGCCGTCGACACCCTGCCGGAGGGCGTCAAGCCGCCGCACCGCAGCGACTACACCGAGGTCGCGCACCGGCTGTGGCGGCTGGAGCGCGACAACACGATCGGCCAGCTCCGCGAGCACGGCGTGCCGGTGGTGCGCTGGGCCGGCGCCGGCAGCCTCGACCTGGTGCTGCGCGACGTCGCGCGGATGGCCTCCGCGCCGAAGGGGGCCCTGCGATGA
- a CDS encoding NUDIX domain-containing protein — protein MWLPPGGHVDPDEHPADTARREGREELGVEVEARPLFLTATVTGGVGAGHTDVSIWYLVEGDRGWVVPESGEFREARWWTRREVEAAGEVFDPHFRRFLRKLQPPLAG, from the coding sequence CTGTGGCTTCCGCCGGGCGGCCACGTGGACCCGGACGAACACCCGGCCGACACGGCCCGCCGCGAGGGGCGCGAGGAGCTCGGCGTCGAGGTGGAGGCACGGCCCCTCTTCCTGACCGCGACGGTCACCGGTGGCGTGGGCGCGGGGCACACCGACGTGAGTATCTGGTACCTGGTCGAGGGCGACCGCGGCTGGGTGGTGCCGGAGAGCGGAGAGTTTCGCGAGGCCCGGTGGTGGACACGCCGGGAGGTCGAGGCCGCCGGCGAGGTGTTCGACCCCCACTTCCGGCGCTTCCTGCGCAAGCTCCAGCCACCCCTCGCGGGTTGA
- a CDS encoding LppU/SCO3897 family protein, protein MTDQPAAPTQEEPAASEAAPAPEKKGGAGKVIVAIVGILAVVVLAVVAVVVVRNVLSATDPTQDAKAGDCLANLPQAVTGEETSVNDVKVVACEAADAKYSVVGRVDDVTAEQASVDEVCKAFAETTMRFYAIPAGGKGYVLCLKPA, encoded by the coding sequence GTGACCGACCAGCCAGCCGCGCCGACCCAGGAAGAGCCTGCGGCGTCGGAGGCCGCGCCAGCGCCCGAGAAGAAAGGCGGCGCAGGCAAGGTGATCGTCGCCATCGTCGGCATCCTCGCGGTCGTGGTGCTCGCGGTCGTCGCCGTCGTCGTCGTGCGCAACGTGCTCTCCGCCACCGACCCCACGCAGGACGCCAAGGCCGGCGACTGCCTCGCCAACCTGCCGCAGGCGGTCACCGGCGAGGAGACCAGCGTCAACGACGTCAAGGTGGTGGCGTGCGAAGCCGCCGACGCGAAGTACTCGGTGGTGGGCCGGGTCGACGACGTCACCGCCGAGCAGGCATCGGTCGACGAGGTGTGCAAGGCCTTCGCGGAGACGACGATGCGCTTCTATGCGATCCCGGCCGGCGGCAAGGGTTACGTGCTCTGCCTGAAGCCGGCCTGA
- a CDS encoding PadR family transcriptional regulator: protein MDTTQLLKGVLDLAVLAVLKEGDGYGYDILRRLRAAGLDEVGDASVYGTLRRLFQAGFLTTYVVPSEEGPHRKYYGLNASGRDQLQRSGKVWRTFASTMDTLLADRGMVA, encoded by the coding sequence GTGGACACCACCCAGTTGCTCAAGGGCGTCCTGGATCTCGCGGTGCTGGCGGTGCTCAAGGAGGGCGACGGCTATGGCTACGACATCCTGCGCCGCCTCCGCGCGGCCGGGCTCGACGAGGTCGGCGACGCCTCGGTCTACGGCACGCTGCGCCGGCTCTTCCAGGCTGGCTTCCTGACGACCTACGTGGTCCCGAGCGAAGAGGGGCCGCACCGTAAGTACTACGGGCTCAACGCCAGCGGCCGCGACCAGCTGCAGCGGTCCGGCAAGGTCTGGCGCACGTTCGCGTCCACTATGGACACTCTGCTCGCGGATCGGGGGATGGTGGCGTGA
- a CDS encoding NAD(P)/FAD-dependent oxidoreductase: MSPQRILVVGAGHVGLYAALRLSKKLRAREAEVTVVDPQPHMTYQPFLPEAAAGNISPRHSVVPLRRELKHCKIVSGAVTRIEHTRKAATVQPIIGPPLEIEYDHIVVAPGSVSRTLPIPGLREQGIGFKTIGEAIYLRNHVLDRLDVAAATTDLETRRRALTFVFVGGGYAGIEALAEMEDMARDALKYYPELTVGDMHWVLVEATQRVLPEVDRDMGAYTVQQLLKRGLDIRLDTRLESCLDGVVKLSDGDSFASDTLVWTAGVKPSPMLDDTDLPRDNRGRITCLPTLQVVDGDTVLEGVWSAGDCAAVPDLTGPPGTFCSPSAQHAVRQAVRMADNIRAVIRGKEPVQYKHKHVGSVASLGLHKGVAQVYGIKLKGPIAWFMHRTYHVSRIPSFNRKVRVVIDWTLAFFLRREVVALGQLHDPREEFTGVTPRVD; the protein is encoded by the coding sequence GTGAGTCCGCAACGGATCCTTGTGGTGGGGGCCGGCCACGTCGGCCTGTACGCGGCCCTGCGGCTGTCCAAGAAACTCCGGGCGCGCGAGGCCGAGGTCACGGTCGTCGATCCGCAGCCGCACATGACGTACCAGCCGTTCCTGCCGGAAGCAGCGGCCGGAAACATCTCGCCGCGCCACTCCGTGGTGCCGCTGCGACGCGAGTTGAAGCACTGCAAGATCGTTTCCGGTGCGGTCACGCGGATCGAGCACACCCGCAAGGCGGCCACCGTGCAGCCGATCATCGGCCCGCCCCTGGAGATCGAGTACGACCACATCGTCGTGGCCCCCGGCTCGGTCTCCCGCACGCTGCCCATTCCCGGGCTGCGCGAGCAGGGCATCGGGTTCAAGACCATCGGTGAGGCCATCTACCTGCGCAACCACGTCCTCGACCGGCTCGACGTGGCGGCCGCCACCACCGACCTGGAGACGCGGCGGCGCGCGCTCACGTTCGTCTTCGTCGGCGGCGGCTACGCGGGCATCGAGGCGCTCGCCGAGATGGAAGACATGGCGCGCGACGCGCTCAAGTACTACCCGGAGCTGACCGTCGGCGACATGCACTGGGTGCTCGTCGAGGCGACCCAGCGGGTGCTGCCCGAGGTCGACCGCGACATGGGTGCCTACACGGTGCAGCAGCTGCTCAAGCGCGGCCTGGACATCCGCCTCGACACCCGCCTGGAGTCCTGTTTGGACGGCGTGGTGAAGCTGTCCGACGGCGACAGCTTCGCCTCCGACACGCTCGTGTGGACGGCCGGCGTCAAGCCCTCGCCCATGCTCGACGACACCGACCTGCCGCGCGACAACCGGGGGCGGATCACCTGCCTGCCGACGCTCCAGGTGGTCGACGGCGACACGGTGCTGGAGGGCGTGTGGAGCGCGGGTGACTGCGCGGCGGTGCCCGACCTGACCGGCCCGCCCGGCACGTTCTGCTCGCCCAGCGCCCAGCACGCGGTGCGCCAGGCGGTGCGCATGGCCGACAACATCCGCGCGGTCATCCGGGGCAAGGAGCCCGTGCAGTACAAGCACAAGCACGTTGGCAGCGTCGCCAGCCTGGGCCTGCACAAGGGCGTCGCACAGGTCTACGGCATCAAGCTCAAGGGCCCGATCGCCTGGTTCATGCACCGCACGTACCACGTGAGCCGCATCCCGTCCTTCAACCGCAAGGTGCGCGTGGTGATCGACTGGACGCTGGCCTTCTTCCTGCGGCGTGAGGTGGTCGCGCTCGGCCAGCTGCACGACCCGCGCGAGGAGTTCACCGGGGTGACGCCCCGCGTTGACTAG
- a CDS encoding uracil-DNA glycosylase: MIRTPDEVAERARRSASLADLDAGVSSCFACPRLVAWREEVAATKRASFRDQEYWGRPVPGFGAAGARLAILGLAPAAHGGNRTGRIFTGDRSGDVLFAALHRAGLANQATSVSLDDGLALRDTRIFAAVRCAPPDNKPTPGERDTCAPWLHREIELVKPTVRVVVALGAFAWAAWWPAMAAVYGFRPPVPRPAFGHGARWSAEGVPTVLGCYHVSQQNTFTGRLTPAMLDDVFAAAKHLAGLA, translated from the coding sequence ATGATCCGTACCCCCGATGAGGTGGCCGAACGCGCGCGGCGGTCGGCCAGTCTCGCCGACCTCGACGCCGGTGTCTCGTCCTGTTTCGCGTGTCCCCGCCTCGTGGCCTGGCGCGAGGAGGTGGCCGCGACCAAGCGCGCGTCGTTTCGCGACCAGGAGTACTGGGGCCGCCCCGTGCCGGGCTTCGGCGCGGCCGGCGCCCGGCTCGCCATCCTCGGCCTCGCGCCGGCGGCGCACGGCGGTAACCGCACCGGCCGGATCTTCACCGGCGACCGCTCCGGTGACGTGCTCTTCGCCGCGCTGCACCGCGCGGGCCTGGCCAACCAGGCGACCAGCGTGTCGCTCGACGACGGGCTGGCGCTGCGCGACACCCGCATATTCGCCGCGGTCCGCTGCGCGCCGCCGGATAACAAGCCGACTCCCGGGGAGCGGGACACCTGCGCGCCCTGGCTGCACCGCGAGATCGAGTTGGTCAAACCCACGGTGCGGGTGGTGGTCGCGCTCGGCGCGTTCGCCTGGGCCGCGTGGTGGCCGGCCATGGCCGCGGTGTACGGGTTTCGTCCGCCCGTGCCCCGCCCCGCGTTCGGCCACGGCGCCAGGTGGAGCGCCGAAGGTGTGCCAACGGTGCTGGGTTGTTACCACGTCAGCCAGCAGAACACCTTTACCGGGCGGCTCACACCGGCGATGCTGGACGATGTCTTCGCCGCCGCGAAGCACCTCGCAGGGCTTGCCTGA
- a CDS encoding dienelactone hydrolase family protein — MGEMVSYRSNGGTSEGYLALPPAPGAPAVVVIQEYWGLVPHITSLADRFAEAGFVALAPDLYHGKHTTEPDEAGKLIMGLAMDQAAKDIAGAAAYLAERPETGGKVGAVGFCAGGSLALWSATLSDQIAATVGFYPVLPWERMRPDWAGYAGKSAIIHCSEGDGTSAAEGVQLARRSIEEAGGDCGLYDYPGTKHAFFNDDRPEVFDREAAASSWARTLDFFRKKLA, encoded by the coding sequence ATGGGCGAGATGGTTAGCTACCGCAGCAATGGCGGCACGAGTGAGGGATATCTCGCTCTACCGCCCGCCCCGGGTGCTCCCGCCGTCGTGGTGATCCAGGAGTACTGGGGACTGGTGCCCCACATCACCTCACTGGCCGACCGGTTTGCCGAGGCGGGGTTCGTGGCGCTGGCGCCCGACCTCTACCACGGCAAGCACACCACCGAGCCGGACGAGGCGGGCAAGCTCATCATGGGTCTCGCCATGGACCAGGCCGCCAAGGACATCGCCGGCGCCGCGGCGTACCTCGCGGAGCGGCCCGAGACCGGCGGCAAGGTGGGCGCGGTGGGATTCTGCGCGGGTGGCAGCCTCGCGCTGTGGTCGGCCACGCTCTCCGACCAGATCGCCGCCACGGTCGGCTTCTACCCGGTGCTGCCGTGGGAGCGGATGCGCCCGGACTGGGCCGGCTACGCCGGCAAGTCGGCGATCATCCACTGCTCGGAGGGTGACGGCACCTCGGCGGCCGAGGGCGTGCAGCTGGCCCGGCGCTCGATCGAGGAGGCCGGCGGTGACTGCGGCCTGTACGACTACCCCGGCACCAAGCACGCCTTCTTCAACGACGACCGGCCCGAGGTCTTCGACCGGGAGGCGGCCGCCAGCTCGTGGGCCCGCACGCTCGACTTCTTCCGCAAGAAGCTCGCCTGA
- a CDS encoding Ppx/GppA phosphatase family protein, with protein MAAIDCGTNSIRLLVADLPAAGGDAPLVDVVRRMEIVRLGQGVDRTGRLAPEAIERTRVALASYAAQIRELGATRVRMCATSATRDAANAGDFRAMVVETLGVEPEVVSGDEEARLSFTGAVRGLAAEPPYLVVDIGGGSTEFVVGESTVEGAISVDIGCVRMTERHLHSDPPTPAEVAAATGDITAAVDRALAAVPGREARTLVGLAGSVTTVAAIALGLSEYNPSRIHHAVVSYDAVAKVTGDLLAMTTAQRLEIPVMHPGRADVIVAGALVLRVIMERAGMPAVVASEHDILDGIAWSIQPTP; from the coding sequence GTGGCGGCGATCGACTGCGGTACCAACTCGATCCGCCTGCTGGTGGCCGACCTTCCGGCGGCGGGCGGGGACGCTCCGCTGGTCGATGTGGTGCGGCGCATGGAGATCGTCCGCCTGGGTCAGGGGGTCGACCGCACGGGGCGGCTGGCGCCGGAGGCGATCGAGCGCACGCGGGTGGCGCTCGCGTCGTACGCGGCGCAGATCCGCGAGCTGGGCGCCACCCGGGTGCGGATGTGCGCGACGTCGGCCACCCGCGACGCGGCGAACGCGGGAGACTTTCGCGCCATGGTCGTGGAGACGCTGGGTGTCGAGCCGGAGGTGGTGAGCGGCGACGAGGAGGCGCGCCTCTCGTTCACCGGCGCCGTGCGTGGCCTGGCCGCGGAGCCGCCCTACCTGGTGGTGGACATCGGGGGCGGCTCCACCGAGTTCGTGGTCGGCGAGTCCACCGTGGAGGGTGCGATCTCGGTCGACATCGGGTGCGTGCGGATGACCGAGCGGCACCTGCACAGCGACCCGCCCACGCCCGCCGAGGTCGCCGCCGCCACCGGCGACATCACCGCCGCCGTCGACCGCGCGCTGGCCGCCGTGCCGGGCCGCGAGGCGCGGACGCTGGTGGGCCTGGCCGGCTCGGTGACGACGGTGGCCGCGATCGCGCTGGGCCTGTCCGAGTACAACCCGAGTCGCATCCACCATGCCGTGGTGTCGTACGACGCGGTGGCCAAGGTCACCGGCGACCTGCTCGCGATGACCACCGCCCAGCGCCTGGAGATCCCGGTGATGCACCCGGGCCGGGCGGACGTGATCGTCGCGGGCGCGCTGGTGCTCCGCGTCATCATGGAGCGCGCCGGCATGCCCGCGGTCGTGGCGAGCGAGCACGACATCCTCGACGGCATCGCGTGGAGCATCCAGCCCACACCGTGA
- a CDS encoding amino-acid N-acetyltransferase: MRDVVIRRARTADVRAIRDLIDTYSEERRLLSKATVTLYEDVQEFWVATQGADGPVVGCGALHVMWEDLAEIRTVAVHPASRGLKIGHSIVAELLDVAREIGVARVFVLTFETGFFGSFGFVEIDGAPVPPAVYEQLLRSYDEGVAEFLGLERVKPNTLGNTRMLLHL; the protein is encoded by the coding sequence ATGCGTGACGTCGTGATCCGCCGCGCCCGCACCGCGGACGTGCGGGCCATCCGGGACCTGATCGACACGTACAGCGAGGAGCGCCGCCTGCTGAGCAAGGCGACGGTGACGCTCTACGAGGACGTGCAGGAGTTCTGGGTCGCCACCCAGGGCGCCGACGGCCCGGTCGTGGGCTGCGGCGCGCTGCACGTGATGTGGGAAGACCTGGCCGAGATCCGCACGGTCGCGGTACACCCCGCCAGCCGCGGCCTGAAGATCGGCCACAGCATCGTCGCCGAGCTGCTGGACGTCGCGCGCGAGATCGGAGTCGCGCGCGTGTTCGTGCTGACGTTCGAGACCGGGTTCTTCGGCTCGTTCGGCTTCGTGGAGATCGACGGGGCGCCGGTGCCGCCCGCGGTGTACGAGCAGCTGCTCCGCTCGTACGACGAGGGCGTCGCCGAGTTTCTCGGCCTGGAGCGGGTAAAGCCCAACACGCTCGGCAACACCCGCATGCTCCTGCACCTTTAG